The Raphanus sativus cultivar WK10039 chromosome 2, ASM80110v3, whole genome shotgun sequence genome includes a region encoding these proteins:
- the LOC130508504 gene encoding uncharacterized protein LOC130508504, with product MRKTQLSQQHFSHFITRYQHECALHRSSSSPASSSGAQPCSAGDSSFPVSSQDLAQGGPFRFLMSKINNLEFAALNLSGDNYLQWVLDTKILLRSKNLGDTITEDTEPSVKNKYQAIVIIRHHLAEGLKDQYLTIEDPLELWTELKNRYDHQKTVILPKALYDWRNLRIQDYKSVEEYNSVMFKIVSKLKLCGETNNELLMMNSELRPPGTKALPEAHAAIEPKDETPRESYRGRMRGRGRWQGSNRGFQPRGRGFQPRGRGFQPRDHLGHSRGRGYSRGHHASRGYKSDFKTHGSTKTPCYRCGMTNHWANRCRTPQHLVKLYQESIKGKDPVANWVHHDDENDLDHENDQADYETSDLLKSG from the exons ATGAGAAAGACACAACTTTCACAGCAACACTTCTCTCATTtcataacacgttatcagcacgagtgTGCTCTCCACCGGAGTTCTTCTTCACCGGCCAGCTCCTCCGGCGCTCAGCCTTGCTCCGCCGGCGATTCAAGTTTTCCGGTGAGCTCTCAAGATCTTGCTCAaggtggtccattcagattccTG atgtcgaaaatcaacaACCTTGAGTTTGCTGCCCTCAATCTCTCCGGAGATAATTACCTCCAATGGGTACTTGATACCAAAATTCTCTTGAGGTCTAAAAATCTTGGTGATACTATCACTGAAGACACTGAGCCATCGGTTAAGAATAAATACCAGGCCATTGTGATCATTCGCCATCATCTGGCTGAAGGTCTTAAAGACCAGTACCTCACTATTGAGGATCCTCTGGAACTTTGGACAGAGTTGAAAAATAGATATGATCATCAGAAAACTGTGATCCTGCCAAAGGCCCTTTATGATTGGAGAAACCTAAGAatccaagactataagtctgtggaagAGTATAACTCGGTTATGTTCAAGATAGTCTCCAAGTTGAAATTGTGTGGGGAGACT aacaatgagttactcatgatGAACAGTGAGCTAAGGCCACCTGGTACTAAAGCATTGCCTGAGGCACATGCGGCCATAGAGCCAAAAGATGAGACTCCAAGAGAGTCATACCGCGGTCGCATGAGAGGCCGTGGGAGATGGCAAGGAAGTAACCGTGGGTTTCAACCACGAGGTCGTGGGTTTCAGCCACGAGGACGTGGATTCCAACCACGAGATCATCTTGGTCACAGCCGAGGCCGAGGCTATAGCCGAGGTCATCATGCTAGCCGTGGATATAAGTCCGACTTCAAAACCCATGGCTCGACCAAAACTCCTTGCTATCGTTGTGGGATGACCAATCATTGGGCTAACCGATGCAGAACTCCCCAACATCTTGTTAaactctaccaggagagcataaagggaAAAGACCCTGTGGCAAATTGGGTCCATCATGATGATGAGAATGATCTAGACCATGAGAATGATCAAGCCGATTATGAGACTTCGGATCTCCTTAAAAGTGGCTGA